AGTAAGCTTGCGTCTCAGTGGAAAATCCCTTACGATGAATTTTCCAGGAAGGACGTACAGCCATGATGAACGGACGCATTCTTATCTACCGCGTATTTGATATCGGCCGCGATGTAAATCTCGAGGCTGCTCAAAAGATTTTTGAGACCACGACAATGGCTCAAAGATTCCGTCTGAATCGTTCTTCCAAAGCCATGATCATCAATAACGCTCCGTTGTCTCTGAATGTCGAGGTCTCGAAGTACGATGCTTTGGGACACCCCCTCGATCTTGAGATCTCGGCAAAGATTTGGCACTTCGGCGCACTTTCGATCACGATGTCTTTTGGAATACCCGAAAGCATGTCATGGAATCGACTGATCGAGCTCGGCAATTTCCTCGAAAATGATAACAACCTCGATTTGCTCGCCAGACAAAAAGTGGAACAGATTCTTCTGACGATGAACCCCGAGCGCGTGCAAACCACAAACTGGGAAACTTACGAAGACTACATCTGTTACTTCTTCCGCAAATTGGATGGCTGCGAAAAAAATGCGATGGAAATCTTTAACCGCTATGACATCTTCCGCTTAATCCTGTCGGAGAATAACGAGAATCTGTCGGAGCAAACAAAGAAGACCATCTTAGACAGCACCTTCCAGTACAGCAACGATGACCTTGCGGTGATTGATTGGAACTCGGCTTTGATTATCGAACCCTCAGGCTCGCTGGATATTGTGGATGTGATTGAGTTCTCACTCTGCCAGCTGCTTGAGATGCGCCACTACGACGATTTGCTCGATGAAAAGCTGACCTACTTGTACAACGCCCTTGAAAAACAAAAATTCAACATCTTCCAAAGTTATTACAACAAGCTTTCGAAAGAAGCCGCAAAGTTTTACCTGGATATCGCGGACACCGTCGAGAGTGTTGAGAACAGCATGAAAGTCGTGGGGGATTTTTATCTTGCCAAGATCTTCCGTGCGGCTTCTCAGCGCTTCCGCTTTAAAGACTGGCAGGACAGTGTCAATCAGAAGCTCGAGAACTTAGCGCAGATTTCAAAGATCTTCGTCTCGGAAGGCAATGAAAAGAAGAACCAGCTTCTCGAGATCATCATTATCGTGCTGATCGCGATCGAAGTGGTTCCTCTGTTCTTTAAGTAAGTCTAACGAATCACTTCAAACTCAAGACCGGCGCTGACTTTGATGCCAGCGTCGTCGATCTGATCGCCGCTGATTGGAACGGACAAAGTCAGTGTTTGAGTATCAAACATGATTGTGCCAGTCATCGCAAAGCCCTTAAAAGCCGCGTGAGCATCTTTATTGCCGTCAGAGTCCCAAAGTTCTAATTCTTTACCACGGAAAGCATTTTTGCTCTTTGCGCCCGCGGTATTGATAAGTTTGACGTCACCAATTTGCGTTCCCCAACCTGCCGGAACTTTGGCATAGAAACGTGCAATCGCCAGAATATCGTTGTCATGAAAATAAGCGATGCTGCCAATATAGTCTTTGCCGTTACGAGTTTTTGGCGCTGTCGGATCGTCGATCTGAGCCATGTAACGATTTCCATTCTGAGTATTCGGAACAGAGATCGTATAAAAATCTTCATCGAGGTAGGTCGCAGGGTTTTTGCCGTTGGCGACGTTGTACAAAGCCGACCGCGTGAAATCGCCACAGCAACCGTATTTGACGGCCTTAATGAGATAATCATTTTCGTAAGCCACTTCTTGAGCATCATTTGTTACGGTCCAAATCGGTGCTGCAAAAAAATCATTCTGCGAACGCGCTTCGATCACGCTTTGCCCCTGAACGCCGTCCATCCCCGTATTGTTTTTCAAATCCGTCGTCACTTTGATAAGAACTTTCTGCAAATATTCCGGCAAATAACCCGTCAGGTATTTCACTTCTTTTTTGTGCACCTCGAGGCCGCCGTTGCCATCTTCCTGAATTTGAATGCTGGATTCAGCTTTATCGCTAAACGCCCTCCCGGCCGCCCAAGCCGTAGCTGCAATCAAAAGTGCGCCACAAATAAGCCCCCATTTGCTCTTTCTCATAGTCCTCCCTTGTTTTTAAGATAGAAGGCGTATAACAAAGACCGTCCACAGACTCAACATCAGTCGAGGCCGGCGCAAAATCCTCTGGCAAAAAGCAGAGCTTAGTACCTGTCCCGTTCCGTTCATGCTAGGATGAAACTTCTTATGATGGATTCCTTTACAAATACAAAGCCACTCAAAGCCCTCTTGGTCGGCGTCCAATTGCCACGAGTCTCCGATGAAGAGATTCAAGGCTCTCTTGCGGAACTGTCCCGTCTTGTTACGACACTGGGTTACAATGTTATCGGACAAACCTCCCAGCGCCGAAGCTCCGAGCGTGGTGCCACCGTTCTCGGCGATGGCAAACTTAAAGAACTCGCGACGTGGACTGGCGGTACCGGCGTTGTCGGCCCGATGGTGGTAAAGAAGAAACATAAAGCCGCCTTGAAATTTGAAAAGAATCAAGAGGACGATGACGACGACGAATCTTCCGAAGATTCTACAGCTGAAGAAGAAGATCTCGATAATAGTTTGGACGAAGCTCCGAAAGAACGTGCCGAAGTCGTGATCTTTGACTGCGATCTTTCGCCGTCTCAGTTGCGCAATTTAGAAAGTGCCACGGGCGTGCAGGTTTTAGACCGCACCGGTGTGATCATTGAAATCTTCAGCCGTCATGCGCGCACTCGCGCGGCCCGCTTGCAAGTTGAAATCGCACGACTCACCTACGTGGCTCCTCGCCTGCGCGAAACCGGCGGTGGCGAAGACCGCGGCGGTGGTGGTGTCGGCGGCAAAGGCGCCGGCGAGTCCACGGTGGAACTGGATCGCCGCAAAATCCGCGATCGCATTAAGGAGCTTAAACAGGAACTTTCGTCGATCTCACAAGAGCACGACACTCGCCGGGCCCGCCGCGGTCAGGAAATTTCTGTGGCGCTTGTCGGCTACACCAACGCCGGCAAGTCTTCATTGATGCGGGCCCTGACCGGCAGCGAAGTGCTTGTCGCCGATAAACTTTTTGCAACACTTGATACAACGGTGCGTGTTCTTTATCCTGAATCCGTGCCGCGTATTTTAATCTCAGACACCGTCGGATTTATCAAAAAACTGCCGCATGATCTCGTAGCTTCATTCAAATCCACACTTGATGAAGCTCTGAACGCCTCTTTGCTGCTTTACACAGTGGATTCCTCGGACCCGACCTTTCGCTCGCAGTTAGAAGTTACGAAAAACGTTCTTGGCGAGGTCGGTGCAAGCGAAATTCAAAGTTTACTCATTCTTAACAAAGTCGACCGTCTGTCAAAAGATGAACGAACAAAACTTGAACAAGAATTTCCCGACGCCCACTTCATGTCGGCAACAAATCCGAAAGATGTGGCCGAATTGCGCCTAAAGCTCATCAGCTATTTCGAAACTGACATGGTCGATGAAGATCTGCTGGTTCCCTATAATGTTCAGGGCGCCATCGGCGAAATCCGTGCAAAAATGCGCGTCCTTGGTGAGTCTTATGACGGTCAAGGCGTGACTCTTAAAGTTCGCAGCCATCCTGAGATGCTTGCCAAGATCAAAACACGTTTCGGTCTGTAAGAAACGTGTTTCTGAAAGTTTACAAAAAGTAAAACACGACCTCGAAATGTTTGCCCGCGGAACGGTTTCCGTCTCTGCTAAGTAGATTAGGCCTGATGTGGAAACGACTCGTCCGCTTATGATAAAAGCATGGGAAACATTCGCACACAGCTCACACTCACCGTTTTTTTTTCGACATCTCTTTGGCTCACGGGCGCCCATGCACATCTCATTCCATTTTCATTTTGGAAAAAAACTGGCAACCCGGTCTATGTCGTCCTCACTTCGGGGACAAGTTGGACCGTGCCCGCCGACTGGAATAGCAGCAACAACACGATTCACTGTATCGGTGGCGGCGGCGGTGGCGCCAATCGCAGCAGCGGCCGTGCCGCCGGTGGTGGTGGCGGAGCTTATGCAAAAATCTCTAACGTCACACTGACTCCGGGAGCCAGCATTCCTTACTCCATCGGCGCCGGCGGGACCGGCGGCGTGTTTAGCGGCACCACAGCTGGTGGCGCTGGTGGTGATACTTCCTTCAACAGCGGCGCTTGTCTTGCCAAAGGTGGCAGCGGCGGCAACGGCACCACCGGTGGAGCCGGCGGCCTGAGTGCATCCTCCGTCGGCGATCAAACAAATGCCGGAGGAACTGGCAATAATGGCACGAGCGGGGATGGCGGCGGCGGCGGATCTGGCGGGCCTAACGGTGTTGGCAGCACCGGAGGTTCCGGCGGAAGCCAAACAGGTGGTGGCGGCGGAGGAGGAGGCGGTGGCCAAGTCGGCGGAAACGGCGATAGCGGCACCTACCCGAATGAACACGGCGGCACAGGTGGAACCAATTACGCGGGCGCTGGTGGCGGTAACGGCGGCAGCAGCGGCGGCAACGGAACTGCAGGAACTGTCGGCGGCGGCGGTGGTGGCGGCGGCTACATCGGCACCGGCGGTAAAGGCGGTGCTGGAAATGACTTAACGACTTCTCCTTCAGTTGCTGGGAGTGGCGGCGGCGGAGGAGGCGGGGCCGGTGGTGGTGGCGGCGGAGCCGGTGGAAATTATGGTGGCGGAGGCGGCGGCGGAGATAGCGGCTCTAACGGCGGCGCCGGTGCTAAAGGCGTCATCGTCATTGTTTATACTCCTT
The sequence above is drawn from the Bdellovibrionales bacterium genome and encodes:
- the hflX gene encoding GTPase HflX → MDSFTNTKPLKALLVGVQLPRVSDEEIQGSLAELSRLVTTLGYNVIGQTSQRRSSERGATVLGDGKLKELATWTGGTGVVGPMVVKKKHKAALKFEKNQEDDDDDESSEDSTAEEEDLDNSLDEAPKERAEVVIFDCDLSPSQLRNLESATGVQVLDRTGVIIEIFSRHARTRAARLQVEIARLTYVAPRLRETGGGEDRGGGGVGGKGAGESTVELDRRKIRDRIKELKQELSSISQEHDTRRARRGQEISVALVGYTNAGKSSLMRALTGSEVLVADKLFATLDTTVRVLYPESVPRILISDTVGFIKKLPHDLVASFKSTLDEALNASLLLYTVDSSDPTFRSQLEVTKNVLGEVGASEIQSLLILNKVDRLSKDERTKLEQEFPDAHFMSATNPKDVAELRLKLISYFETDMVDEDLLVPYNVQGAIGEIRAKMRVLGESYDGQGVTLKVRSHPEMLAKIKTRFGL